In the genome of Dioscorea cayenensis subsp. rotundata cultivar TDr96_F1 chromosome 1, TDr96_F1_v2_PseudoChromosome.rev07_lg8_w22 25.fasta, whole genome shotgun sequence, one region contains:
- the LOC120262980 gene encoding uncharacterized protein LOC120262980, whose protein sequence is MFLTNTCDNRDRHPDVNGVNTGSNSGQLGFMADKSMSNSSGSPDELRHSIQQEQSDDMFNITSSSRTKDECVDEGRGKRKRKLKVHFDELNFPEKSVRRIRRIKIMRYLGLVAPAGSPYSVAHASSP, encoded by the exons ATGTTTTTAACCAATACCTGTGATAACCG AGATAGACATCCAGATGTAAATGGAGTTAATACAGGTTCTAATTCTGGGCAATTGGGTTTTATGGCTGATAAATCCATGTCCAATTCCAGCGGAAGTCCTGATGAGCTGAGGCACTCTATTCAGCAAGAACAGTCAGATG aTATGTTCAATATTACAAGTTCAAGCAGAACCAAGGATGAGTGTGTTGATGAAGGTAGaggcaaaagaaaaagaaagcttaAAGTTCATTTCGAC GAGTTGAATTTTCCGGAGAAATCAGTCAGAAGAATACGACGAATAAAGATAATGCGGTACCTCGGCCTTGTGGCCCCTGCTGGTTCTCCCTATTCCGTCGCACATGCGAGTTCACCTTGA
- the LOC120270220 gene encoding sec-independent protein translocase protein TATB, chloroplastic-like: protein MASAAAPAIASVCSASSRRPTPFFSNPNIVLISGNTSRFHAFGSFAQMRLSSFSSWHGLKHVRISFRRDARHKGRKEKCRGSGVYASLFGVGAPEALVIGVVALLVFGPKGLAEVARNLGNTLRAFQPTIKELQDVSREFKNTLEREIGLDEVASTANNTNMPTSSLSSKTESPTVDPNGATTQDPVEYLKKVRAEQFAASMAAQSEEVASSPEASSEAPSPATLENVSAPLATSEVAAAAPEAIAEATSSEKTEK, encoded by the exons ATGGCCAGCGCCGCAGCTCCGGCGATCGCCTCGGTGTGCTCCGCCTCCAGTAGAAGGCCAACTCCTTTCTTCTCCAATCCCAACATTGTTCTGATCTCTGGGAATACATCAAGGTTTCATGCTTTTGGATCATTCGCCCAGATGAGACTCAGCTCCTTCTCGTCTTGGCACGGCCTGAAGCACGTTAGGATCTCATTCCGGCGTGATGCCCGCCATAAAG GGAGGAAGGAGAAATGTAGAGGTTCAGGTGTGTATGCTTCTTTGTTTGGAGTTGGAGCTCCAGAAGCTTTGGTTATTGGAGTTGTGGCTTTGTTGGTTTTTGGACCAAAAGGCTTGGCAGAA GTGGCCAGGAATTTAGGCAACACTTTACGTGCTTTCCAACCAACTATTAAAGAGCTTCAG GATGTATCGAGGGAATTCAAGAACACGCTGGAGCGGGAGATAGGACTCGATGAAGTTGCATCAACTGCAAACAACACAAACATGCCTACATCCTCACTCAGCAGCAAGACTGAATCGCCTACTGTCGACCCAA ATGGTGCAACTACCCAAGACCCGGTTGAGTACCTTAAGAAAGTCAGAGCAGAGCAGTTTGCCGCATCAATGGCAGCTCAATCTGAAGAGGTAGCATCCAGTCCTGAAGCATCGTCGGAAG CCCCATCACCGGCAACTTTGGAAAATGTTTCGGCACCTCTTGCTACTTCAGaagttgctgctgctgctccaGAGGCTATAGCTGAGGCAACATCATCAGAAAAGACTGAAAAGTAA